One genomic segment of Mycolicibacterium psychrotolerans includes these proteins:
- a CDS encoding DUF3253 domain-containing protein — MADRLRNELVGIADGSGRYADAARAALGDAPVGTRLGFAIRALAGHRGPGSSTCPSDAARAVGGERWRALMDDARDTARSLARSGLVEITQRGEVLDPDTDWRGPIRIRAVER, encoded by the coding sequence ATGGCGGACCGGCTGCGCAACGAGTTGGTGGGGATCGCCGACGGGTCCGGACGGTATGCCGACGCGGCGCGCGCCGCGCTGGGCGACGCCCCCGTCGGCACGCGGCTCGGGTTCGCGATCCGGGCGCTGGCGGGACATCGCGGTCCTGGCAGCAGCACCTGCCCGTCGGACGCCGCCCGCGCGGTCGGGGGCGAGCGCTGGCGCGCTCTGATGGACGACGCCCGCGACACAGCGCGCTCGTTGGCCCGGTCCGGGCTGGTCGAGATCACCCAGCGCGGCGAGGTGCTCGACCCCGACACCGACTGGCGGGGCCCGATCCGGATCCGGGCCGTGGAGCGGTGA